The following proteins come from a genomic window of Misgurnus anguillicaudatus chromosome 10, ASM2758022v2, whole genome shotgun sequence:
- the LOC129448518 gene encoding uncharacterized protein, translating into TTAETHVFSSSGENVALPCINALSGCTSTTWNYNKHRSSAAVELIAGGIKKKNIERAERLSLGSDCSLNIYKTTEDDHGDYTCRQYVNGEKHGNDARVFLHVLHASSSSSPQTEIKPGRCLTLSCQLFSNEDSCSSLVCNKDLQLFWVNQAGVNLQTDSRYKISQTGHCISTLRTTLQNNDNNTDWRCLVKKIKETKTSANYTVKFRNQNIRHKGMFKVNNVI; encoded by the exons ACAACTGCAGAGACTCATGTGTTCAGTAGCTCTGGTGAAAATGTTGCTCTGCCCTGTATTAATGCTCTTTCTGGCTGCACCTCAACTACATGGAACTACAACAAACATAGATCATCAGCTGCAGTAGAACTGATTGCTGGAGgaataaagaagaaaaacatAGAGAGAGCTGAGAGACTAAGTCTGGGGTCTGACTGCTCTCTGAACATCTATAAAACAACAGAAGATGATCATGGAGATTACACCTGCAGACAATATGTGAATGGAGAAAAACATGGAAATGATGCACGGGTTTTTCTACATGTTCTTCATG cctcttcatcatcatcaccacagACTGAGATAAAACCAGGCAGGTGTTTGACTCTCTCCTGTcagttattttcaaatgaagaCTCTTGTAGTAGTTTGGTCTGTAATAAGGATCTTCAGCTTTTCTGGGTGAATCAGGCTGGTGTTAATCTACAGACAGACTCCAGATATAAGATATCACAAACAGGACACTGTATCAGCACTCTGAGAACAACACTCCAGAATAATGACAACAACACAGATTGGAGATGTTTGGTTAAAAAGATTAAAGAGACTAAGACCTCAGCCAACTATACTGTCAAGTTTAGAAATCAAAATATTAGACATAAAGGCATGTTTAAGGTGAataatgttatttaa
- the josd2 gene encoding josephin-2 has protein sequence MSGGEVFHEKQRLELCAIHALNNVLQERVFTKETADDICKRLAPQCVMNPHRSVLGTGNYDVNVIMAALQSRGLAAVWWDKRRSVQNLCLDRIQGFILNVPSRVSLGFVSLPLRRRHWLAVREVNGQYYNLDSKLKGPVCIGGETELRSFLIEQLSQDVAEMLLVVQKEVEDDGTWLKPDQPRE, from the exons ATGAGTGGGGGTGAAGTGTTTCACGAGAAACAGAGATTGGAGCTCTGCGCCATCCATGCTTTGAACAATGTGCTTCAGGAGAGAGTGTTCACCAAAGAGACAGCAGATGACATCTGCAAGCG GCTTGCCCCACAGTGTGTGATGAATCCGCACCGGTCAGTGTTAGGCACAGGAAACTATGATGTAAATGTGATTATGGCAGCTTTGCAGAGTCGGGGGCTTGCTGCTGTATGGTGGGACAAACGCAG GTCAGTACAGAATTTGTGCCTGGACAGAATTCAAGGCTTCATTTTGAACGTTCCATCCAGAGTGTCACTGGGATTTGTGTCGCTCCCACTGAGACGCAGACACTGGCTGGCAGTACGAGAGGTCAATGGGCAGTACTATAACCTAGACTCCAAATTAAAAGGGCCTGTCTGTATTGGTGGTGAAACAGAACTCAG GTCGTTTCTCATCGAACAGCTTTCTCAGGATGTTGCAGAGATGCTCCTCGTCGTCCAGAAGGAAGTCGAAGACGACGGGACGTGGTTGAAACCAGATCAACCCAGGGAGTAA
- the ube2s gene encoding ubiquitin-conjugating enzyme E2 S → MNSNVENLPPQVLRLVYKEVSALAADPPEGIKIYPSEEDITELHTAIEGPEGTPYAGGIFRMRLVLGKDFPAAPPRGYFLTKIFHPNVGHKGEICVNVLKRDWKAELGLRHVLLTIKCLLIHPNPESALNEEAGRLLLEDYKEYASRAHLLTEIHAMGGTSGAPQEPADGPQPKKHAGDPNKRVAGVGLAILGGGINGSNNSSSSGTSSSNTNIVAKKKTDKKRALRRL, encoded by the exons ATG AATTCAAACGTGGAGAACCTGCCTCCCCAAGTCTTGAGACTTGTCTATAAAGAGGTTTCTGCTTTGGCAGCAGACCCTCCAGAAGGCATCAAAATCTACCCCAGTGAAGAAGACATAACTGAGCTTCACACTGCTATTGAGGGCCCAG AAGGAACTCCTTATGCTGGAGGAATATTCCGTATGCGTTTGGTTCTCGGCAAAGATTTTCCTGCTGCACCTCCCAGAGGCTACTTCCTCACTAAGATTTTCCACCCAAATGTTGGGCACAAGGGTGAAATATGTGTTAATGTACTGAAGAGGGACTGGAAGGCAGAGCTGGGTCTGAGACATGTATTGCTA ACCATCAAGTGCCTTCTGATTCATCCTAATCCAGAGTCGGCTCTGAACGAAGAAGCGGGAAGGTTGCTTTTAGAGGACTATAAAGAGTATGCATCCCGTGCTCACCTTCTAACAGAAATCCACGCTATGGGAGGCACGTCGGGGGCTCCTCAAGAGCCTGCTGATGGACCACAACCCAAGAAACATGCAGGAGATCCAAATAAACGTGTAGCTGGGGTTGGTTTGGCAATATTGGGTGGTGGTATTAACGGCTCAAATAACAGCAGCAGCAGTGGCACAAGCAGTAGCAATACTAATATAGTTGCAAAGAAGAAAACCGATAAAAAACGAGCACTGAGGCGACTATAA
- the shisa7a gene encoding uncharacterized protein shisa7a — MMPTLEARVRVIILFLLIAVPLNTFSASVPGLSRNTPNGPITFTTTPNPRSQGRGFLFPLTKTGGNMRGKSMNHWPKQPAGAAEMPPKPLPQKSLPRNITDDALKPPLEGARVPPPRKLVEIDVCRGYYDVMGQYDLTFNCSKDNFIFCCGTCHYRFCCPDRTRRLDQNTCHNYHSPVWANTAPPATRPSTPDHPNLSRIEQSNNTVYVIGGVISFTVAVAVAIKVAFHKASRQPRIRELDMPRALVEMLRHQSSPVQESERNNSVALGSGGGEGTLGRPPKNHYPTLQSKDNRLGNLQHNFIHTTGTSPKHTATIERAPRMNNMQMTTGGTLKPSKHTNAMKPQPSFHQSLHNLAQLPPSYEAAMKPEMNRYSSLKRLEKGGLEDYSGYCTTKRRPNNPPPSFHSSQHHLPWGGDYTLGGRGTLPTHANRPRIPHPQSAPSHTPNPYPLDPPESKQNQNYDTLSKPPRRVKSTDQLLALADGNTLSRLSKNQQHQYYKSKNSNNQNTLQKSKERLLMSPDHLDEALEYGEGGSGMGMGMGDYTSGGGSGMGSGMVPTLPRVSHQKAQSQQNVCATPSLDRHHMIKMNSHPTSGREQERNSAAMSGHLGGGGVGGVGWGDMPGTGVVMGTGTLGGHSARRLAFAAKRQNTIEQLHFIPGTGGSGGGVATNQGVRTGSKNEVTV, encoded by the exons ATGATGCCCACCTTGGAAGCCCGAGTGCGTGTCATCATTCTCTTCCTGCTAATCGCCGTCCCACTTAACACTTTCTCAGCGAGCGTCCCGGGCCTGTCTAGAAACACACCAAATGGCCCTATCACCTTTACCACAACGCCCAACCCCAGATCTCAGGGAAGGGGCTTTCTGTTCCCACTTACTAAAACCGGTGGGAACATGCGAGGGAAGTCTATGAATCATTGGCCAAAGCAGCCGGCTGGAGCAGCTGAGATGCCCCCTAAGCCGCTGCCTCAGAAAAGCCTGCCGAGGAACATCACGGACGATGCCCTGAAACCCCCTTTGGAAGGAGCGCGAGTTCCGCCTCCTCGCAAACTGGTGGAAATAGATGTGTGCCGGGGCTATTACGATGTGATGGGGCAGTACGACCTCACCTTTAATTGTTCCAAGGATAACTTCATCTTCTGCTGTGGGACCTGCCACTACCGATTTTGTTGTCCGGATCGTACCCGAAGGCTGGATCAGAACACCTGCCACAACTACCACTCCCCCGTGTGGGCCAATACTGCCCCGCCGGCAACCAGGCCCTCAACGCCGGATCATCCTAACCTCAGCCGTATCGAGCAGAGCAACAACACAGTGTATGTTATCGGTGGGGTCATCTCATTTACAGTCGCAGTGGCCGTGGCCATTAAAGTGGCGTTCCACAAGGCATCACGCCAACCTAGGATCAGAGAACTTGACATGCCCAG GGCTCTTGTGGAAATGTTGCGTCACCAGTCAAGTCCAGTCCAAGAGAGTGAGAGAAACAACAGTGTTGCCCTGGGAAGTGGAGGAGGAGAGGGGACACTTGGACGCCCTCCTAAAAACCACTATCCTACCCTACAGAGTAAAGATAATCGAC TGGGAAATCTGCAACATAATTTTATCCATACAACAGGCACCAGCCCCAAACATACAGCGACCATTG AGCGTGCACCACGTATGAATAACATGCAGATGACCACTGGTGGCACCTTGAAACCAAGCAAGCATACGAACGCCATGAAGCCCCAACCTTCTTTTCATCAATCCCTACACAACCTGGCCCAGCTTCCCCCCTCTTATGAAGCCGCCATGAAGCCTGAGATGAACAGATACTCTTCTCTTAAGCGTCTGG AAAAAGGAGGATTGGAGGACTATTCGGGTTACTGTACAACGAAACGGAGGCCCAACAATCCCCCTCCTTCCTTTCATTCTTCCCAGCACCATCTTCCCTGGGGAGGCGACTACACGTTGGGGGGTCGAGGCACACTTCCTACCCATGCCAATCGCCCTCGAATACCTCATCCTCAATCTGCACCAAGCCACACCCCAAATCCCTACCCTCTGGATCCACCGGAGTCAAAGCAAAACCAGAATTACGATACGCTTTCAAAACCACCACGCCGTGTTAAGTCGACAGACCAGCTCCTTGCCCTCGCTGATGGAAACACCTTATCAAGGCTCTCAAAGAACCAGCAGCACCAGTACTACAAATCGAAAAACTCCAATAACCAGAACACCCTGCAGAAATCCAAGGAGAGGCTGCTAATGTCACCAGATCATCTAGACGAGGCCCTGGAATATGGCGAAGGTGGAAGCGGGATGGGTATGGGAATGGGCGACTACACGTCCGGAGGGGGTAGCGGGATGGGTAGCGGGATGGTGCCTACCCTGCCCCGCGTGAGCCATCAGAAAGCTCAGTCACAGCAGAACGTCTGCGCCACGCCATCACTTGACCGGCATCACATGATCAAGATGAACTCGCACCCGACATCGGGGCGAGAGCAAGAGCGGAATTCGGCAGCGATGTCCGGTCACCTGGGAGGAGGCGGGGTCGGAGGAGTGGGATGGGGCGACATGCCAGGAACAGGGGTTGTCATGGGAACAGGAACTCTTGGTGGACACAGTGCCAGGAGGCTTGCATTTGCAGCTAAAAGGCAAAATACCATCGAACAACTTCACTTCATCCCTGGTACAGGGGGGAGTGGAGGAGGAGTGGCGACAAACCAAGGGGTTAGAACAGGCAGCAAGAATGAGGTTACTGTGTGA